CAGCATTTTTCTTGAAAGACAGGATGAGGGAGCTGAGAATGAGGCCCTGCAAAATGATTCAAATGATGTAGAAAACTCAGCACCCCAGTTCAGATTTAAGATCAGTGAGATTCATCTTGCCAGTGTTACAACCAACGAAGCCGGGAAAAGGAAACTATGGGGTACCGGAGCTCAGCGGCAATCTGCATTCCGATGGTTGCGCACCACCGGCATGGATAGTAGTAGTACTGCTAAACATTCAACTTCGAAGTCAAAGGCAATTGTTAGATCGTTCCCATTGTTGACCAACAAGTTGCTGAATGAGGATATTTTATGGAGCATTTCTTGTGTTCATGATAACAAGAGGACTAGTGCTGAAAATGTACACATTCGGAACCCTGATATTATCTTTTCCAAATTGAACTAACAGATAATTTTTTGACATGCCATGTTAGCCAATTTAGGGGAAAAAAATGTTCCTCTTTGTAGATAGTTTATACTAATTGGTAGATATTTTGTTATCTGGGAATGAAGTTATAAGAATCAATTAGTTCAAACTCTGAGGTATATTGAACTTTCTCAGAATGTCATAAATTCACCAAGTTATGTTTGGTCAATGAGGCATTAAGATAATTTCAATGGTGTAAATCTAATAGAAATTACTGGTTTAAAATTATGCTAAAGTTTACACCATTGAATTATCTTGATGCATGATACAAATGGGTTTAACTTGGTGAATCATGAAGATGTTTTGAGTGAAAAGTTGGTTGAACTCGAGTATGAGTTACACCAAAGTTTATTAGATATAGATAATCAGTTATAACTTGATTGAAGGTGATTACAGTTGTAACTGATTGAATAACAAAATACCTTCTTGAGAGTTTTGATAATCACTTTTTCTTTCGGTTGAGTATTATgtgtaatttaaaaattattagtacATTAGTCtagttgtaaaaaaaaaaaaaaacaaaaatattccaTTTCCTAAAGCTGATGACTCTGATGGCATAATCCTTTGCTggaaatttttatattttactttttaaaaaaatcatttgtttgattttgtgttgACAAGTATCATTTGTTATTGGATAAAATGTGAAACATAAATTAATTAGAGCATTTATTATTAGAATGTGAAGTTCACATCATTTGGAGTTAtgatgaatgaaaaaaatgttgGTATAGTATTCTATAAATATTATGTACACGTAATATTgttctgtttctttttttaattattatataaacttTCCCTATTTCTTTATGACTCACAATTATATTGTATGAATGTATGAGGTGACCAAGAAGGTATTTATTTCATCACATTAGTGTGTTGTTTAGTTGAGCCTAATTAGGCCCTCTAACAAGCAATaatggtgttttttttttccacatTTCCttcatatttgtatttttatttttttatattttcatgagAATGCCACAACCATTATGCGGGACAAGCataaaatgttttatttttttttttttattgtcctCTTTCTTTTTGCAGAATTATGATTTGAAGTTagaatttaaaacttaaaagtttaatatataaaacaaaaaataattttaaaaaattgactgATATTGACCGATAAAAGTTaactttctaatttcttttggTAAATATTGATTAATTCAATCTAATAATCTAACTAGCTTGACCAACATTGTTTAGGTGGAAAACTATGCATGGTGGTATATACTAACACAAAAAGaaatatcataaatattttcctctaatattattctttatttacaGACCTTAGTAAAGATAAATAAGTTTACATATAGGGTGGGTTATATATATAAAGCTAGTAGCGAGATGAAGAAGGATGGTGAATGTGGATGCCTTCATAGGTTGTTATGACATACATTGGATCATCCCTATCCCTCTCTACTCTCTTTTTCACTGAACATCCATCCACTGAACACCTATAATAATTCCTGTGtaatcaaatataataaatatataaaatatttctattcattaaactttttttatttagggtttaggggtgctttatatatatatacttattatTGCACTCGATAGAATTTGATAAAAGGtttgttatattattttcttacaataatttttataaaggtgtataaataaattatatatatatttttaattttctcatgATGTGAATCTTTTCTTAGAATTACACATAAATTTGTTCATGATATACACcatgtatatatacatataagatgaaaactcaggtgcggtcgacttcacgtgaagttgataattgagaaccattagataatttgactgattttaCTAAATTctcatctaacgactctcaactattaacttcacgtaaagtcgactgcacctgagtttttaccatatatataataatgataatgaaatGAATACATATATATGCTATATACCTTGGATTGGGGCTATTTTTGACCATCTTCTTTCCATATTTCCTCCACTTGTATccatcatccaacacttcaACCTCTGATTTTGTTTTGAATGCATATCTATGTCTagcttccttcttctcttgtcCACTGCTTATGTCTTTTAAGACACATGCATATATGCATGCATAACCAATCATGGTTATGATTAATTAAGTCCACATAAATAATTCATCAAAAGTTGAAGTAATTATATATGTGACTTTTGAAAACTGCTTTTGTAAGAAGAACCAAAGATGATAGTATGCATGGTTAGCTCTTAGCTAGgtttgagaaaagagacacattTGCAAATGTTCTTTGCATTGTTACAAGAATTTGGCAGATTAGCAAGGAAATTTTGTAAAGATCAAcattttttgttgttaatttataattatctaGCGAGAAATTATTAGTGATAAATCAACGATAAATATTTTGTCATCAATTTAGAGACGTGTTCTTTACTTAATTATTAGTCGCTAAAGTTAAAGTTGAACATTGAGTGATGAAAAATGTTAGAAGATAAATAGAATTTATTGGTTTTTGACCATCATTTTTAGCTATTAACTTAATTTCTTTAGTCTAATAATCCAATCACGTATTTTTAATCcacatttttaaatattgatagtTAACTGttggccaaaaataataaattctgctAGCTCTCTAACATTTCTTTTGCGAGAAATTAGTTACCACATGACATACTTCCCTAACTGATTTCATGTCACATATAATGAATACTCAAACAAATGCACATTTCATTTGTAATATGTGAAGGTttcattgaagaagaagaacatttATGGATCATCAAATATATGCTAGCAGAATTTAATATTTCTTGTATAAAAATAGGTAAATTATATTAGATTGGTGTAACTTAAAATATCCTGTATGTAActaatgatattttgaattaaaacaacataaaaataaaacaaaattaaaggcAATATATACTTACTTGTTGATGAAGAGCCCTCAAAGTTGGAAGTAGCTCCTTCAACTTGAATGGGTGGTTGATGAtggaaaacatagttttgatGATAAAGATTATGCTGAGAAACAAATGACTCATCATCAAGCCATTGAGTATCATCATCAATGGCCAAGTAATCTGATAATTCAAGAGACCAATTGTTGCTCAAGTCATCACTCTCAGGTGGTGACTCTGCTTCAGGAATTTGATGATCCTTTTGATCTGTCATCTTACTAATTCTCGTaccataataattaattaaatcatttCATACATGGGCTCACCAAATAaagagtatatatatttttatagataGCTTTTAGGAGGCTTCATGGTGAGTTTCCTatgaattgaaattttaataatgatATTGAAGTTTGAAAGGTAATATGCAAAATTAAAGTAGGATTATGGATTGCCACGTATCATTACCATTAAAAATGAATTGCTATGAATAATAAAGtataggaaaaaaaaataatgagatgACTTGGAGAAGACTTGTCATATCAAGTTTCAAGTGCTGTAAATATagatatatgttaaattttgaacaaatattcattttattcatttacttAATTGTTGGAAgtttaacttttttatataataatttattaactaataacaaattttaaaatagaatttaaatatgTGACAAATTTACTGTTAgcctacaaaaaataaaaaaatattgttattttagagatataattatttatatattttttattttaatttgaattttttaaaaaagtaatatCATATTATAGTATCACAGCTTTTATgacagaaaaatataaaatatgatatttgttaaaacaaataaaaagaaaaaaaaatctatgcaaaaaaatcattcaaacttaaaaaaatacttttacatAAGAAATacgataaatatataataagttATGTGtctttttctattaatttaaattttttaaaaaaatgtattgtaatagataaaaaatgttaaattttgaGTTTTACAATACCCTACCAACAAACATGTAACTTATGTTGaatatatatttgaataaatttgaCAATACCCACTTTTATTGTGAGTGTTTCTAATATGATgtgttaaatttatattatgtaaGAATATATGTAAGCAATCTTATCCAATTTGAgcgatattattttttaaaaatttaaattaataaaaaatatacaaataattatatctttaataatttttaatacgaGAGAATAGTAGTGCTTTAAAGAAAAAACAGAACGAAAAAGATTGAACTTAATGACAAGTCTAAATGTCTAATAATCGGACAAAATTAACCTATTTTCAAATGGAATTTTCAAGTCCACAGTTTTGATGTTTTGTATAATTTTCAAGTTGCTTTGAACCACACAAGTTCGAGTCATTGCTTGCATATGTGGTACgagataaaatgaaataagTTGGTCGTTTTTTCATCTCTCTTAGGTAAAAAAATtcttaagaatttaattaatataataactttatcaaaaataattcttttgtgGCTTCTCagttatttaatattgaaattaattttcgttttatatattttattaaatatagtgCGATATTAACATTTTGGAGCAGCGTTTCTGTGAGAGAGCCTACAAACATTAAACAAGCCTAAGTGCATTATTGTAAAGTGATGAAAACACTGAATAAGAAGAGAGTGAAAATATATACGGTAAATaagattatttaaaatgaatattttttaaaataaaaaaataaggttatttgtcatttaatcaACAATTTCTATTGaaagttaattatattttatattccatcaaatgatatttttttttaattttatgtggGTTATATATAGCTTGTTTAAATTAAAGGGGtacttaaattatatatatatatttactgatgtatttttttatcttttactaCTTTTTGGTCACTAAATattgaaaatgcataaaataatatatgtgTTTATTACACATTTATATattacatttattattattattcaattattctaataataataaatatataaaataaaacaattttatattgttttagactgattttttatttttttttaatattttgttttaaaaaatattatatttatcatTAAGCTTCACTGATGGAATCTAGAAGATCGTAGTTCTTTATCTGTAAAAGATATTGTCCAGAAACAAAggcttaataaaaatttaaaaattaaaataaaagtatatagaaattaattatatttttctcaCCAGCGATGACCTTTTGAGAGACATAAATTTGAACATATGTTCTTTTCACATTCAATTTATTGTATTTTGGTTTGAACAATTCATTcaaataaaatgtttaaaaacacattttactataatacaatttttttaaactaaagaCGCAATTACAATTTTTACTATTCTCTAAAAACCGCTACTGATAGTAACAGATAAGGATGAACATAAATCGTTACTGACAGTCGCAGTTTATGTCAAAAAACGTGCAATCAGAAATCGCTATAGGCAGCAACAGTTTCTGAAGGAATGGATCTGGGCATAAACTACTAGCGATTTATGTGTTGCATTGCTTGGATATAAACCGCTAGAGCTAGCCGCGATTTACGTTAACAGGGGTTATAAAACCGCGATAGCAAGTCGCGGATTCTTCGTTTGGTGTGGAGTGTGAAATTTGTTAGAGAGAagaaattctagagagaaggaggaggatTTTAGGAGCGGATTTGGGTTTTCTCATCAGTTGATCTTCAACTGGATAACATGGCAGACGAACAGAGTTTGTACCGACTGAATGGCGTTGTATACATTGCCGGTGTCATTGTTGACAAGGTgagcatgtttttcttttagtCTTAGAATTTGGAAAATAGAATCTAGTATGTAGGGTATAGGAGCTAGAATTTATAATTGAATCTTTATAGTTGAGTATTACACTTTAAAATTTAGGATCTAGAATGTAGGGTatagaaaatagaatatataaattaatgagGAGTGTTAGGTAACCAGCaagttttgtgatttgtagtcatcaattagccatcataagtatttttaatggtgtgagattatatTTAATGGTGTGGGattactcacttttcttttgctgATTAAGCGCtgaccaaattttaataaaagtgttaGCTCCCTTGACTttctctaaattaatatttataatttagtatTAGACTTTGTGATATAGAATGTAGTATGTAGCGTATAGGACATGGACAATATCATACCttaagatttatattttagAGCATAGTTATCAGACCCGACTCGATCCGGCCGGTTCGACCGAAAATCTGGTCACCCAGTCATTTGACCGGACCGAGCCACTCGTTGAACCGGCTTACCTAGTCAAATCCGGTTCGACCTGACTGGTTTTCATGAAACCCGGTGACCCCGGCCAATTAATTTAACCTGGTCCAGGTcgtgtttattttttttcctaataACTGAAATGGCACGTTTCAGACGCCCCCATTCCCTTTCAAGGAAACCCTAACCCAGCCAGCCTCTGAGACTCTGAGTGGAACCCCCCTAACCTAGCCAGCTTCGTCTCTGTGCTCTCTCCATCTCTCTCACTGGCTCACGGCCTCACCTGACATCGTCACTCTTTCATCTCTCTCCTCACCTCGACAGTCATCACTCTCAATCTCTCACCCCTCACTTCGTCGCTCTCTCGGTCTCTCACCTCGTCCCCTCATCTCGGTCGTCGCCGCGGTCCTGTGCCCCTGTGTTTGGTTCATCAGCGGCAGAAGCAGACGGAATCAGTCAAGCAGCAGCTGCTCCCTCGGGTGGTGGTCGTCGTCATCTTGTGTCGCGCCAAACGCGATGTCGGAATCAGTCAATTAGGTGAGCTCCCTTCAAATTTTTTACTATGTTCTTTCACTAGAATTTTTGTTGAGTCTGGTTAATGTTGCTATTGTATTTGGTTTTAGAGTTGTTGAACTTGAGAAAATTTGAGTTAGAAACTTAGAATTGTTACTGAATCTGGTTAATGTTGCTGTTGTATTTGGTTTTAGAGTTATTGAACTTGAGAAAATTTGAATACTTGCTGGATAACAAAGTTGGATACTTGCtggataatttttttgttgctgGATAATGTTTGAGATTTTAAGTTGACAACTTGCtggataatttttttgttgctgGATAATGTTTGAGTTGAATACTTGAATTTTGTTGCTGGATGATAACGTTTGAATTGAATATTTTGGTGGTTGTTGCTGCGTTGCTTAAAAACTCACTTAGGTCAATTTTTTGTTGCTaaaaatcttttatttcttttgctagaattttaaaaatgtctTCATCTCAAATTCGTCCTATGAAGATATTGATGCCAACTTTGAGATCACTCCTTGGACTTGATTTACCGATTGTGTTCTTCATTCGCCCTTGTTGATTTAAATTGAGAACATATTTTGTACTATATACtactttattatcttttttaagaTCATTAGTTATggttaaaaattgatattagATTATTAATATTTGTAAAGACTtacattttaagttttaagacattattttaattttatttatataattttatatttttttaattatgaccCGGTTAACTGGGTGAATCAGTGACTCACCAGTTGAACTAGTTACTCGGTGACCCGATCATATGACCAGATTGATTACTGGTTCGGTTATGATAACTATGGTTTAAGGTATAAGATTTAATGTGGATGAAATATTAGACTTTGTTGTGTTTTTGTAATTAGAGAGGTTGCAGATGTTATTTAGTGTTTATGCgttgtagttatttttatttatttaattattttgagtaattatttattgtttatgcgTGTATCAAGTAGAATTTAATTGCGTCGTGGTTATTTTTAATGCATGGTGCAGCCGAGTAGGTGTATCTACAGTGTTCGGCGGCAACAAAATATGTCTATGCATGAACGAATCATACCTTATTTGGAGAGGGCTTATTTGTACCACCTGACCAGGTTGAACAAGCTCAGTGCATTCATTAAGAAGTGGTGTCCTGAGACATACACATTTCATATGCCTTTCGAAGAGTGCACCATAACGCTACAAGATGTGGCATATCAGTTTGGGTTGCTTGTCGATGGGAAGGCCGTTAGTGGGTGCCTAGCTGAGTTCGAAAAATTCATGGAGGGTGGCCGACCAGCTTGGGAATGGTTTCAAGAGTTATTTAGTGAGCTGCCACTGCCGAATAAAGTCAAGCAGATGACAATCCACTTCACATAGTTCCACGAGAGGTTTAGGGTGTTACCAGCTGATGCGACCGAGGATACTATTTGCATATACGCAGTACCTATATTATGATGTTGTTATCCACTTAGTTATTTGGTGACAAGAGTGCGAAGTGGGTTCATATTTGGTGGTTGCCTTTTGTGGCGAATCTTGATGACATGGATAATTATAGCTGGGGTTTCGCTGCATTGGTATGGTTGTACCAATGCATATGCCAGGTGGCGAATAGAAATGTCACTAACTTGGCGGGTCATTTTCAGCAGCTACAGAGTTGGATCTTCTGGCGGTTCCCCTTTCTGAGGCCGTAAGGGTTTGAGGATTTTTCATTTCCATTGGCATCCAGGTGTCATTTATTTGTTTCAAgtttataaactattatatgtCGTGTTAAACTTTCATCTTACCACTTACTATCATTCAGGTGGGTAGCATACTTACCACCAAATAGTGGGAAGGAGCAAAGGGTTATACAGTATCGCATGGCATTAGATCGATTGAGCGCTCGAGATGTAAGTTTCATGTCTGTGGTTGTTTGTATAAGTAGCGGTTCACCATTATCGCTGTAAATAATATTCTAACGTACGATTGTGTTGAATGTTTTAGATTGTGTGGGAGCCTCAGCAGCTTGCTGCAACACCTTTAGCGTTACCGATGCATCGGCTCTAACCAACGAAAAAATTCTCGCCCATATGACATGATAATCAAGATACCTGTGATCACTTGATATCGATATGGCCAAGCATGTGTGCGGTCATTTGTACCTCCGCACTTCCCAAGTGCTCTTCCTTTGCCGGAGCGTGATACGAATCATCCACGTCCACATTTTACCGAACTCTTTGCATCTTCCATGGTATTTAAGATGGTCGGATTCCCATCACCCTGTACTCAACTCCACGCCGAATGTAATCTTTTATGCTCAACACGGCTTCCTCCTTACTTTGGAAAGATTTGCCAATCTGAAATTCTGTTGGAGCAATTGCATCATGTAGTCCCTGACTCCCAAACGTTGCATCGACACCCGGCTGTTGGCCTAAGGCTTCCAAGTTCAAGGTCGACAAATGTGGAGGATGTTGCTGTGTGCCGGAACTCGATGGTTCATGGGGTATAGGTGGATTGCTCGGAGTATCATCATCATTGTCCCCAACAATGTTGACTGGCTCATCGTCTGAATCATCCTCTCGATCGCATTTTCAACTTGATCTGGTCCAGACTCAATTGCAAAATTAGGAAGACCCCGAGGTGAACTAGCAGTACCAACTGCAACACATGGAGGATCAATCAGCAAACAAGTAGGTACTATCACAAGCATCGACGTTGAGGCACCCCATTGTCGTCGACTGAGGATTCAGCGCTGATGCCCCAGAGCTGTTGACACCATCTTCCAACTTGGCAAACAACTTGGGTATTCTAACTTCGGAAAAACTTCCCCTACAGTGAAACAAGACCTGTATATCTTCATCGGACCCTATCACAAATGTCTCATACTTCACACCGGTTGACACAACAGTAATGGAATCTTGTAAAACAACTTTTTTACCTACTTTGTCCCACACACTCCCAACTTCTGTAATATGCTGTTTTTTATATCGGCCAAAGTACTCAACGACAGGATAAAAAGGCTAAGTAGTTCCCTATTCGTAAATTTAACACCgtactttttacttttctgaATTTTGCCATAGCAATGCACTAGTGCTAGAAAACTCTCATCACGTGAAAAATGACACTCCACTACTACCTCATTGCCTTGGAGGAATATATATAGACAAGAAGCATATGCATAAAGCACACATAAACTATTACTACCTATAGCGATTTATGCTCAAATTTATTCCTTCAGAAATCGTAGTTGTCTATAGTAATTTCTGGTTGCACGTTCTTCAATGTAAATTGTGACTGTCAGTAATAATTTACGTTCATCCCTAATCTACTACCTGCTATTAGTAacaatttctataaaattgttaaaattataattgcactttcaatttaaaaaagttatattatgataaaatgtgtttttaaacattttatttaagtaaattatcCTTTAATTTGACTTCAACTTTATTGTACAAAGACTTTTAAATTACTTTCAAAATTTAGTAGTATGAAATAGACATATATgtgtgatatttaaataataataatataatatcattcaaAGATTCTTGCATAGTGTTTCTTTCAGCAATTTAAccttttaaaagaaattatttaccCTTTCCATTCTTTTTGATATACTACTTGTTCTTGCCTGATTATTCCGAAGTATAGCTCGTCTTCTGGCAAGGTCGGTGGACTTCTAGAGTGAACCAAGATATACGTCGGTAAAGGGTGAACGGCGAAAGTGGacacctgcaaaggcactccgacgctcaagttagtGCAGAGTGGACAATAGATCTTTATTTTTGGAAGAAGTGACATACCTCTCTTAGCTTTTTCCGTCTGCTTTATATTAGCGGAAAAGGTCGGCTGTTTTTCTTAGGTCGTAACGCCCAGGCAGAGGATTAATTGTAAATCTGACGTTATTGATTAATGGTCGTTTATGGCCATTATAAAATCGTCGGTTATGATTGGATCTCAAGCGTTACCAAACTATAACTCGTAACCGATGTTTACTAGTCATATCACtactttatcaatttttatttcACATTTCCACTATACAtgctacttttatttttttatgtaaaaatcattattgaattattaaatctattttattattttatctctaTTAACTAAAGATTATTTTGtgaagtatattttttaaattattcttgatAACAAGTTTTCCAACAAAGATGTTGCATATAGTGTATATGTCAACCTACCAATCATAATATAGTCCAATGCTTGCTCATTTTTGTGTTCGGAATTCTTAATTAACATTATTCGTTGACTCAAGTCAAATGATAGCTTAAATTAAATACCAAGATTTTTTGGGGTCCCATGAAATTGTGACAAGATTCCCAAACACACTTACTTGGAAGTTCATATGTATCTTCCTCGGTTTTTCATGTTTATGGTTATAACTTATAAGTGGCTGAGGATTCTTCCTTAATTGATTCAAAGTGTTGTTGTAGCTAATAACATCAAACCTTCATTAT
This portion of the Arachis duranensis cultivar V14167 chromosome 6, aradu.V14167.gnm2.J7QH, whole genome shotgun sequence genome encodes:
- the LOC107495525 gene encoding probable WRKY transcription factor 50, coding for MTDQKDHQIPEAESPPESDDLSNNWSLELSDYLAIDDDTQWLDDESFVSQHNLYHQNYVFHHQPPIQVEGATSNFEGSSSTNISSGQEKKEARHRYAFKTKSEVEVLDDGYKWRKYGKKMVKNSPNPRNYYRCSVDGCSVKKRVERDRDDPMYVITTYEGIHIHHPSSSRY